A portion of the Candidatus Pristimantibacillus lignocellulolyticus genome contains these proteins:
- a CDS encoding Na+/H+ antiporter subunit A: MSTLHLAILLPFVFVVIIPLLYKYTTAIHTGWIALIVPVALFVYFAGYFSIYDAIEPIKVSVPWIPSIDIHFTLYLDSLSLLFALLITGIGSLVVLYSIFYLSKDRERLHLFYAYLMLFMGAMLGSVLSDNLLVLYTFWELTSVSSFLLIAYWYQRQRSRYGAQKAMYITMTGGFSMLLGFIILYVASGTFSIREIIAMGDSVSTHYLFIPAMFFILLGAFTKSAQFPFHIWLPDAMEAPTPISAYLHSATMVKAGVYLVARMTPIFGALLEWSWTIIVVGIVTLFWGSFNALKQYDLKALLAYSTISQLGLIMSLLGVGSMGMNIRFENESLLFMGAFLAAIFHLINHSVFKGSLFMMVGILDHETGTRDIRKLGGIMHLMPISFTLTMVGAFSMAGLPPFSGFISKEMFFTSMLTLSENNSSWVNIIPVVAWIASIFTFIYCMIIIFKSFTGTYHANLLERVPHEAPVGMLASPATLSILAIALFLFPGLVVTSILEPTVKGMAPTVFAKHPDWHAHITAWHGLNLELFMTIGLIIIGILLFLSIEKWKTPIFSLMSKRYNLNQIYDKGMINLEKFGTAVTRSYMTGSTTHYLTYIFCFLIITVLGTLLVTNSFYLDTSNDSPIEWYEFVLGIATVAAAVFVLFSTSRLMSIMGIGVIGFTVSLFFVIFRAPDLALTQLVVETISTTLFLLCFYFLPKLKTSITSLKFKLTNAIIALGVGTTLTLIGLSAYGHRIFVPIAEYFHDSYKLAGAKNIVNSILVDFRAFDTMLEIVVLFSAGIGIYTLIKLRHAGRND; encoded by the coding sequence TTGTCTACTTTACATCTAGCGATCTTACTTCCCTTTGTATTCGTTGTAATAATCCCATTATTATACAAATACACAACTGCTATACATACAGGCTGGATTGCGTTAATTGTTCCAGTTGCTTTGTTTGTATATTTCGCAGGTTACTTCTCGATTTATGACGCGATTGAACCAATAAAGGTTTCAGTCCCATGGATTCCCTCAATCGATATCCATTTTACACTTTATTTAGATAGCCTCTCCTTGCTATTTGCCTTGTTAATCACAGGTATTGGATCATTAGTAGTTCTATATTCAATCTTCTACTTGTCGAAAGACCGTGAGCGTCTGCATTTATTCTATGCATACCTCATGTTATTCATGGGCGCTATGCTTGGTTCAGTGCTATCGGATAATCTGCTTGTATTGTATACGTTCTGGGAACTAACAAGCGTTTCATCATTTTTACTAATCGCTTATTGGTATCAACGTCAACGTTCAAGATACGGCGCTCAAAAAGCAATGTATATTACGATGACTGGTGGCTTTTCAATGCTTCTAGGCTTCATTATTCTATATGTAGCCTCCGGCACTTTCAGCATTCGTGAAATTATTGCAATGGGTGATTCGGTATCAACGCATTATCTTTTCATTCCAGCGATGTTCTTTATACTACTAGGAGCATTTACGAAATCAGCACAGTTTCCGTTTCATATTTGGCTACCAGATGCTATGGAAGCTCCTACTCCAATTAGCGCATACTTGCATTCAGCAACGATGGTCAAAGCAGGAGTTTACTTAGTAGCACGTATGACTCCGATTTTCGGTGCACTACTTGAGTGGTCATGGACAATAATAGTTGTAGGTATTGTTACGCTATTCTGGGGTTCTTTTAATGCCCTTAAGCAATACGATTTAAAAGCTTTGCTTGCTTATTCAACGATAAGTCAACTTGGATTAATTATGAGTTTACTCGGAGTCGGCTCAATGGGGATGAACATAAGGTTCGAAAATGAAAGTTTGCTCTTTATGGGGGCATTTCTTGCAGCGATCTTCCACCTAATTAATCACTCTGTGTTCAAAGGCAGTCTGTTCATGATGGTAGGTATTCTCGATCATGAAACAGGTACACGTGATATTCGTAAACTAGGTGGTATTATGCATCTTATGCCAATATCATTTACATTGACGATGGTAGGCGCCTTCTCTATGGCAGGTTTACCACCATTCAGCGGATTTATTAGTAAAGAGATGTTCTTTACGAGCATGCTTACTTTATCTGAGAATAACAGTTCATGGGTTAACATCATTCCTGTTGTCGCATGGATTGCAAGTATTTTCACCTTTATCTACTGTATGATTATTATTTTCAAATCGTTCACAGGTACGTATCATGCCAATCTGTTAGAACGTGTGCCTCATGAGGCTCCGGTAGGTATGTTAGCATCTCCTGCAACTCTATCTATACTAGCTATTGCCTTATTCTTATTCCCTGGTCTTGTTGTGACTTCTATCTTGGAACCGACCGTTAAAGGGATGGCACCAACTGTTTTTGCGAAGCATCCCGACTGGCATGCTCATATTACAGCTTGGCATGGACTTAATTTAGAGTTATTTATGACTATTGGACTTATTATTATCGGAATATTGCTATTCTTGAGTATAGAGAAATGGAAAACACCGATTTTCTCCTTAATGTCCAAACGATATAATCTGAATCAGATATATGATAAAGGTATGATAAACCTTGAGAAATTCGGTACTGCCGTTACTCGTAGTTATATGACCGGCTCTACAACACATTATCTAACGTATATTTTCTGTTTCTTAATTATTACAGTACTTGGAACATTGCTAGTAACCAATTCGTTCTACCTCGATACATCCAATGATTCACCAATCGAATGGTATGAATTCGTATTAGGTATAGCAACGGTTGCTGCGGCCGTTTTTGTTCTATTCTCCACATCGCGTCTAATGTCTATTATGGGAATTGGTGTTATCGGCTTTACAGTGTCTCTGTTCTTTGTCATCTTCAGAGCACCTGATCTTGCCTTAACACAGTTAGTTGTTGAGACGATTTCCACGACATTGTTCTTATTATGCTTCTACTTCTTACCGAAGCTGAAGACAAGTATCACTTCTCTAAAATTCAAACTTACTAATGCAATTATTGCTTTAGGAGTTGGAACAACGCTAACTTTAATTGGTCTATCTGCTTATGGTCATCGCATTTTCGTACCTATCGCAGAGTATTTCCATGATTCGTATAAATTAGCGGGAGCAAAAAATATTGTAAATTCGATTCTTGTAGACTTCCGCGCTTTCGATACAATGCTTGAAATTGTAGTATTGTTCTCAGCTGGTATCGGAATCTATACACTGATCAAACTAAGACATGCAGGGAGGAATGATTAA
- a CDS encoding universal stress protein, which yields MKTAGMDECILVCVYYGPNGERLIRRGGKIAEMLNCPLYVLTVDAQPESEWDIEKIHYISAWKKIAQEHGAEQFIIKYNEKRPVAKVIAEVAKDKKITQVVLGQTAQNRWEEITRGSFINVLLNEIPFIDLHIISVSRDVKNQDEFYEKGIRAYLTCVEGEYKLCFNHTHYAKYEGIFYKEVGTDFNNGVFKFLKEDDMIEVRIVDDYVKNINERINV from the coding sequence ATGAAGACTGCAGGTATGGATGAATGCATACTGGTCTGTGTGTATTATGGGCCAAACGGTGAACGACTTATTCGGAGAGGCGGCAAAATTGCAGAAATGCTAAACTGTCCTCTATATGTGTTGACAGTAGACGCTCAACCAGAAAGTGAATGGGATATTGAAAAGATTCATTATATCTCCGCTTGGAAAAAGATAGCACAAGAGCATGGCGCAGAACAATTTATTATTAAATACAACGAAAAACGACCAGTTGCAAAAGTTATTGCGGAAGTTGCAAAAGACAAAAAAATTACTCAAGTAGTACTAGGTCAAACAGCACAAAATCGTTGGGAAGAGATTACTCGTGGTTCATTTATCAACGTATTGTTGAACGAAATTCCTTTCATAGATTTGCACATTATTTCCGTTTCTCGAGATGTTAAGAACCAAGATGAGTTCTACGAAAAAGGAATAAGAGCATATCTGACATGTGTTGAAGGTGAGTATAAACTTTGCTTCAATCATACACATTATGCAAAATACGAAGGCATCTTCTATAAAGAGGTTGGAACTGACTTTAATAATGGGGTGTTTAAGTTTTTGAAAGAAGATGACATGATTGAGGTACGTATTGTTGATGATTATGTGAAAAATATCAACGAACGAATTAATGTGTAA
- a CDS encoding LacI family transcriptional regulator, with the protein MASLTIIDIAKICGVGVTTVSRAINNHPDISDETKAMIMKVVKENNYVPNNNARNLKRTASKTIAVLIKGMNNPFFIQMIDLFEKGIKDKKYTFILHRVYEHQDEIDVANELVKEKKLKGIIFLGGYLSHSQDKLERLTVPYVLCTVGLSSEFDTYNYSYVSIDDFAESYKMVDYLCNQGHKRIALISASMEDRSIGQLRYQGYKQALEDHGLTIDEQLVRPMKAHLESYSMENGYAVTKEMLEENIDFTALFAISDSMAIGASKALLEAGRSIPEDCSVAGFDGLDMSYYYHPSITTIRQPIAKMAEETIKIMFDLINKKVTHTQLKFPAELIVRDSTGVIHT; encoded by the coding sequence ATGGCTTCTCTTACTATTATTGATATTGCGAAAATATGTGGTGTAGGTGTAACCACCGTATCTAGAGCAATTAACAACCATCCTGATATTAGCGACGAAACAAAGGCAATGATTATGAAAGTTGTGAAAGAGAACAATTATGTTCCTAATAACAATGCTCGTAATTTGAAACGTACTGCATCAAAAACGATCGCTGTATTAATTAAAGGGATGAACAATCCTTTTTTCATTCAAATGATTGATTTATTTGAAAAAGGAATAAAAGATAAGAAGTATACATTTATTTTACACCGTGTATACGAACATCAAGACGAAATTGATGTGGCGAATGAGTTAGTTAAAGAAAAGAAACTAAAAGGTATCATTTTTCTTGGGGGCTATTTATCTCACTCTCAGGATAAATTAGAGCGACTAACTGTACCTTATGTGCTATGTACGGTCGGTTTATCTTCTGAATTTGATACGTATAATTACTCTTATGTGTCCATAGATGATTTTGCAGAAAGTTATAAAATGGTTGATTACTTGTGTAACCAAGGACATAAGCGCATTGCGCTTATCTCTGCTTCTATGGAAGATAGAAGTATTGGTCAATTGCGATACCAAGGGTATAAGCAAGCACTAGAAGATCATGGTTTAACCATTGATGAGCAACTAGTACGTCCAATGAAGGCACATCTAGAAAGTTATTCAATGGAGAATGGTTATGCAGTTACAAAGGAAATGTTAGAAGAAAACATTGATTTTACCGCATTATTTGCTATTTCCGATTCTATGGCAATAGGGGCAAGTAAAGCTTTGTTAGAAGCAGGTCGCTCTATTCCAGAGGATTGTTCAGTTGCAGGTTTCGATGGACTTGATATGTCGTACTATTATCATCCTTCGATTACAACGATCAGGCAACCGATAGCTAAAATGGCGGAAGAAACAATAAAAATCATGTTTGACCTTATTAACAAGAAAGTGACTCATACACAGCTTAAATTTCCTGCAGAATTAATAGTAAGGGATTCAACCGGAGTTATTCATACGTAA
- a CDS encoding carbohydrate ABC transporter permease, which produces MDDTQQKRPFLFLFLVVLAVAFLSPILIVLMNSFKGKFFISDAPFVFPNSDTYIGLENYTSGIQKINFFSAFGMSLFITICSVALIVFFTSMTGWYLTRVKTKWASALFYMFVFSMIVPFQMVMFTMTKTANVIGLDNPVGILIIYLGFGSGLSVFLFSGFVKSIPLEIEEAVMIDGGGPPQMFFKVIFPILKPIAITVAILNVMWVWNDYLLPYLIIGTEYKTIPIAVQYLKGGYGSIDMGAMMAMLVLAIIPIVIFYLFCQKYIIEGVVAGAVKG; this is translated from the coding sequence ATGGATGATACACAACAAAAGCGACCGTTTCTCTTTCTCTTTCTTGTTGTATTGGCAGTAGCATTTCTATCCCCAATACTTATCGTATTGATGAACTCCTTTAAAGGTAAATTTTTCATAAGCGATGCACCGTTTGTATTCCCAAACAGTGATACGTACATTGGACTCGAAAACTATACAAGTGGTATTCAAAAAATTAATTTCTTTTCAGCTTTTGGAATGTCCTTGTTTATAACAATATGCTCAGTTGCATTAATTGTATTTTTCACCTCAATGACGGGTTGGTATCTAACTCGTGTGAAAACTAAATGGGCTAGCGCATTATTCTACATGTTTGTCTTTTCTATGATCGTACCATTCCAAATGGTAATGTTTACAATGACTAAAACAGCTAACGTAATAGGCTTGGACAATCCTGTTGGAATTTTGATTATTTATTTAGGATTTGGCTCAGGACTTTCGGTCTTCTTGTTTAGCGGATTTGTCAAATCAATACCACTAGAGATTGAAGAAGCTGTAATGATTGATGGTGGAGGACCACCACAAATGTTCTTTAAAGTTATTTTTCCAATATTGAAACCAATTGCTATTACAGTTGCTATTCTTAATGTTATGTGGGTATGGAATGACTATTTACTTCCTTATCTAATTATCGGTACAGAGTATAAAACGATTCCGATTGCTGTTCAATATCTTAAAGGTGGATATGGATCGATTGATATGGGTGCAATGATGGCAATGCTAGTTCTAGCTATTATACCTATTGTCATTTTCTATTTATTCTGTCAGAAATACATTATTGAAGGCGTTGTCGCTGGTGCAGTAAAAGGTTAA
- a CDS encoding sugar ABC transporter permease: MQKMIQKYFALFALPTLIAFTLAFVVPFIMGIYLSFTQFTTVNDATWVGLDNYIKAFADKDFLNALWFTARFTIVSVVSINVFAFLIALLLTKKVLGTNVFRTIFFMPNLIGGIVLGYIWQLIFNGILYKFDVTLTNDPAFGFWGLVILMNWQLIGYMMIIYIAGIQNVPKEQLEAAKIDGATNGVILRKIILPLVMPSITICLFLSISNSFKLFDQNLALTAGAPSKQTAMLALDIFNTFYGKAGFEGVGQAKAVMFFLMVGIIVIVQLAITRRKEIEN; the protein is encoded by the coding sequence ATGCAGAAAATGATTCAGAAATATTTTGCTCTTTTTGCATTGCCGACATTAATTGCATTTACACTAGCTTTCGTCGTTCCGTTTATTATGGGTATATACTTGTCATTTACACAGTTTACAACAGTAAATGATGCTACATGGGTTGGATTAGACAACTATATTAAAGCATTTGCAGACAAGGACTTTCTTAATGCCTTATGGTTTACAGCTAGATTTACAATTGTGTCAGTAGTATCAATTAACGTCTTCGCATTTTTAATTGCTTTATTGCTAACAAAAAAAGTACTAGGAACGAATGTATTCCGGACAATTTTCTTCATGCCTAACCTAATAGGTGGTATCGTACTAGGTTATATCTGGCAACTAATATTTAACGGTATTTTGTACAAATTCGATGTTACACTTACTAACGATCCAGCATTTGGTTTTTGGGGATTAGTTATTCTTATGAATTGGCAACTAATCGGTTACATGATGATCATCTATATTGCTGGTATTCAAAACGTTCCTAAAGAACAGCTTGAAGCAGCAAAAATTGATGGTGCTACAAATGGGGTTATTCTTCGCAAAATTATTTTGCCACTTGTAATGCCTTCAATTACGATTTGTTTGTTCTTAAGTATTTCAAATTCATTCAAACTATTTGATCAGAACTTAGCGTTGACTGCAGGTGCTCCTTCCAAACAAACGGCAATGTTAGCCTTAGATATTTTCAACACATTCTATGGTAAAGCTGGCTTTGAAGGTGTAGGTCAAGCTAAAGCAGTAATGTTTTTCCTAATGGTAGGTATTATTGTTATCGTACAACTTGCGATTACTAGAAGAAAGGAGATCGAAAACTAA
- a CDS encoding ABC transporter substrate-binding protein → MKKLNRVLSILLVMSLVFIAACSNNAGKNEPGTDTNQGNDGAKSNETIYFLNFKPEIAEAYKKIAKDYEAETGVKVKVETAASGTYETTLKSEIAKSEAPTIFQINGPVGYAAWKDYTLDLKDTKLYSYLSDQSLAVTEGEGVYGIPYVVEGYGIIYNNAIMEKYFALGTKATAVSSMEEVNNFDTLKSVVEDMQANADALGIKGVFSSTSLGAGEQWRWQTHLANIPLFYEFNDMQGFDNATSAGLSANEIKFTYGNNFKNIFDLYINNSTVKPTLLGSKTVADSMAEFALGQSAMVQNGNWAWNQINEVSGNTVKSEDIKFLPIYTGVTGEEKQGLAVGTENYFAINSKVSESKQQASIAFLEWLFTSETGKAAVTNDLGFIAPFNTFEDNEKPADPLAKEILAWMEKDTTSVAWTFAAFPSEDFKNDFGDALLQYAQGNETWDKVSSVVVDSWKSEKAK, encoded by the coding sequence ATGAAGAAGTTAAACAGAGTTTTGAGTATTCTTTTGGTAATGTCATTAGTATTTATCGCAGCTTGCTCAAATAATGCAGGCAAGAATGAGCCAGGAACAGATACCAATCAAGGTAATGATGGTGCCAAATCAAACGAAACAATTTATTTTTTAAACTTCAAGCCAGAAATTGCTGAAGCATACAAAAAAATTGCTAAAGATTATGAAGCAGAAACTGGTGTTAAAGTTAAAGTTGAAACTGCAGCTTCTGGTACTTATGAAACAACTTTGAAATCAGAAATTGCAAAATCAGAAGCTCCAACAATTTTCCAAATTAACGGTCCTGTTGGATACGCAGCTTGGAAAGATTATACACTTGATTTGAAAGATACGAAATTATATAGCTACCTTTCTGATCAAAGCCTTGCAGTAACTGAAGGCGAAGGCGTATATGGTATCCCTTACGTAGTAGAAGGATATGGTATTATCTACAACAACGCAATTATGGAGAAATATTTCGCACTTGGTACGAAAGCAACGGCAGTATCTTCAATGGAAGAAGTAAATAACTTCGATACATTGAAATCAGTAGTTGAAGATATGCAAGCTAATGCTGATGCTCTTGGCATCAAAGGCGTATTCTCTTCTACTTCACTAGGTGCTGGTGAGCAATGGAGATGGCAAACACATCTTGCGAACATTCCTTTGTTCTATGAATTCAATGATATGCAAGGATTTGACAATGCTACAAGTGCAGGACTTTCTGCAAATGAAATTAAATTCACTTATGGCAACAACTTCAAAAACATTTTCGATCTATACATCAATAACTCTACTGTAAAACCTACGCTTCTAGGTAGTAAAACAGTTGCAGATTCTATGGCTGAATTCGCTCTTGGTCAATCTGCTATGGTTCAAAATGGTAACTGGGCTTGGAACCAAATTAATGAAGTTAGCGGTAACACTGTAAAATCTGAGGATATTAAATTCCTTCCAATCTACACTGGTGTAACTGGTGAGGAAAAACAAGGTTTAGCTGTTGGTACTGAAAACTACTTTGCAATTAACAGTAAAGTTTCTGAGTCTAAACAACAAGCTTCTATCGCATTCCTTGAATGGTTGTTCACAAGCGAAACTGGTAAAGCTGCAGTAACAAATGATCTTGGTTTCATCGCTCCATTCAATACATTCGAAGACAATGAAAAACCAGCAGATCCACTTGCTAAAGAAATTTTAGCTTGGATGGAAAAAGATACAACTTCTGTAGCTTGGACTTTTGCAGCATTCCCAAGTGAAGATTTCAAAAATGACTTCGGTGATGCATTACTACAATATGCTCAAGGTAACGAAACTTGGGATAAAGTATCATCTGTTGTCGTAGATTCTTGGAAAAGTGAAAAAGCTAAGTAA
- a CDS encoding Na(+)/H(+) antiporter subunit C, translated as METFIIIISGILYTIAVYLILNKNFLRIILGVTLFSHATHLMLMAINGLKKGNAPLLSENGDIYTDPIPQALILTSIVISFALTALLLVLGYRTYIELGTDNMKKLKGESHE; from the coding sequence GTGGAAACATTTATTATTATTATTTCTGGGATACTTTACACTATTGCTGTTTATCTTATTTTGAATAAGAATTTTTTACGTATTATTCTAGGCGTAACGTTGTTCAGTCATGCTACCCATCTAATGTTAATGGCTATTAACGGGCTTAAGAAAGGTAATGCGCCTTTATTAAGTGAAAATGGTGATATCTATACTGACCCAATCCCACAAGCGCTTATATTGACGTCTATCGTCATTAGCTTCGCACTTACTGCTTTATTACTTGTGCTCGGCTATCGAACTTATATTGAGCTTGGAACGGACAACATGAAAAAGCTGAAAGGAGAATCGCATGAGTAA
- a CDS encoding Na(+)/H(+) antiporter subunit B → MKFTDVYLQTATKILVFIIMTFSIYVLFAGHNNPGGGFIGGLITASALILLYIAFDLQSVRDIIPVDFKKLGATGVLIALLTGVASLVLNIPFLSQAYTYVDLPFLGKTELATAMIFDLGVYLAVLGTTMTIITSISEDDI, encoded by the coding sequence ATGAAATTCACTGATGTTTATTTGCAGACAGCTACGAAAATTCTCGTATTTATCATTATGACCTTCTCTATATATGTACTGTTTGCAGGCCATAATAATCCAGGTGGAGGTTTTATTGGGGGGCTTATTACTGCTTCTGCTTTAATATTGCTCTATATTGCCTTTGATCTCCAATCGGTGCGTGACATTATTCCTGTTGATTTCAAAAAACTTGGAGCGACAGGCGTACTAATTGCACTATTAACGGGAGTCGCATCACTAGTGTTAAACATCCCATTTCTCTCGCAAGCCTACACTTACGTAGATTTACCATTCCTCGGAAAAACTGAACTTGCTACAGCTATGATCTTTGATCTAGGGGTATACTTAGCAGTTTTAGGTACAACAATGACGATCATTACGAGCATAAGTGAGGATGATATCTAG